Proteins from a single region of Rhizobiales bacterium GAS188:
- a CDS encoding TIGR00659 family protein, producing MARLIPFWNDPVVQAIFWSAATIGFYLAAKALYRQWPRWWLTPLAVTPALLIILILSLHTSYPDYIRGTHWLVALLGPATVAFAIPIYEQRDLIRRDWPVLLIGVVVGSATAMISAWAMASVLGLNGTLRLSLLPRSMSTPFAMVVSDDIGGVPDLTAVFLVLTGVIGAAFGEIILARLPVRSTLARGSLLGLGAHGAGTAKAHEIGREEGSIAGLVMVLTGLLNVFIGPVLAHYLR from the coding sequence ATGGCTCGGCTCATCCCGTTCTGGAATGACCCGGTCGTGCAGGCGATCTTCTGGTCCGCAGCGACGATCGGATTCTATCTGGCCGCCAAGGCTCTTTATCGTCAGTGGCCACGCTGGTGGTTGACGCCCCTCGCGGTGACACCCGCGCTCCTGATCATCCTGATCCTGTCTCTGCACACCAGCTATCCTGACTATATCCGCGGAACGCACTGGCTAGTGGCCCTGCTCGGTCCGGCCACAGTCGCCTTCGCCATCCCGATCTACGAGCAGCGCGACCTCATCCGCCGCGATTGGCCGGTGCTTCTCATCGGTGTCGTGGTCGGCAGCGCGACCGCCATGATCTCCGCCTGGGCCATGGCAAGTGTCCTCGGTCTGAATGGGACGCTGCGGCTGAGTCTGTTGCCGCGCTCGATGAGCACACCCTTCGCCATGGTGGTCTCCGATGATATCGGCGGAGTTCCCGATCTAACGGCAGTTTTCCTGGTTCTGACCGGCGTAATTGGTGCAGCGTTCGGCGAAATCATATTGGCCCGGCTTCCAGTCCGTTCCACACTCGCTCGCGGCTCTCTCCTGGGTCTTGGAGCGCATGGCGCCGGAACCGCCAAGGCGCACGAAATCGGCCGCGAGGAAGGCTCCATCGCTGGCCTCGTAATGGTGCTTACGGGGCTGCTCAACGTTTTCATAGGGCCCGTGCTGGCCCACTACCTGCGGTGA
- a CDS encoding toxin YhaV produces MTPPANPFAERHGWKLYRASAFVEAFAPLEAEVTRLAADKPDSFASHPKAKLMGRIRTLIIDEIPRDPNAHIYGLGNTLGPAHRHWRRAKFLQRFRLFFRFDSASRIIIYAWMNDENTLRKAGSRSDPYAVFSRRLDDGNPPDGWDELLADARWAEAGTSHAR; encoded by the coding sequence GTGACGCCACCCGCGAATCCGTTTGCGGAGCGCCACGGCTGGAAGCTCTATCGCGCCAGCGCATTTGTTGAGGCCTTTGCCCCGCTGGAGGCGGAGGTTACGCGCCTGGCGGCCGATAAGCCCGACTCGTTTGCCTCGCATCCCAAGGCCAAGCTGATGGGTCGCATTCGCACGCTCATTATCGACGAGATACCGCGCGATCCGAATGCGCATATCTACGGGCTCGGCAATACCCTCGGCCCGGCCCATCGCCATTGGCGCCGCGCCAAGTTCCTCCAGCGATTCCGGCTGTTCTTCCGGTTCGACAGCGCGAGCCGGATCATCATCTATGCCTGGATGAATGACGAGAACACGCTGCGAAAGGCAGGATCGCGCAGCGACCCCTATGCCGTCTTCTCACGGCGGCTCGATGACGGGAATCCGCCTGACGGTTGGGATGAGCTCCTGGCGGACGCGCGTTGGGCCGAAGCCGGAACGTCACATGCACGATAG
- a CDS encoding cyclic nucleotide-regulated FAD-dependent pyridine nucleotide-disulphide oxidoreductase, producing the protein MRDQGLRLPGDRADSTSTRLLEYDPCHYLNLTEPMSQSAHSIIDARRHQMFPSLTPAEIDRLRKFGEIRSFSAGERILATGEIAPGAFAILTGEVDVAQSAGMGHAQPIVTHGPGSFMGELAQLSGSPSLVDAYAKGAVVALAIPSHQLRGLLVEEAELGERIMRALILRRVGLLETGAGGPVIVGDADNGDVLRLEGFLARNGHPHLRFDPKIDPCAKTLIERFHIDARELPIVVCPNGQVLRNPTDVILARCIGLVKAIDPGKTYDVVIVGAGPAGLAASVYAASEGLSVLVLDCRAFGGQAGASARIENYLGFPTGITGIALMARAHNQALKFGAEMAIPDEVAEMRSEAGPNRARLRLTLTNKERVRARAAIIASGARYRRLDVANLASFEGSCVHYWASPLEGRLCDGQEVALVGAGNSAGQAAVYLSSQVAKVRLIVRGASLQASMSRYLVERIAATPNIEILTEMTVTGLEGQGGILEAIRCRSHRSGEETTCPVRHLFLFIGAEPNTGWLSQSGVMLDDKGFVRTGAELATAGKLLETSLPGVFAIGDVRSGSVKRVAAAVGEGAQVVAALHAFLAGADTGNVTSTRQRSH; encoded by the coding sequence GTGAGGGATCAGGGGCTGCGGTTGCCAGGCGACCGCGCGGATTCAACATCGACAAGGCTTTTGGAATATGATCCGTGCCACTACCTGAACCTGACGGAACCCATGTCGCAGTCCGCACACTCGATCATCGATGCCCGGCGCCACCAGATGTTTCCTTCGCTGACACCCGCGGAGATCGATCGGCTGCGAAAGTTCGGTGAAATCAGATCCTTCTCGGCCGGCGAGCGCATCCTGGCGACCGGCGAAATCGCGCCGGGCGCATTCGCCATCCTGACCGGCGAAGTCGATGTCGCACAGAGTGCTGGCATGGGGCACGCGCAGCCCATCGTGACGCATGGTCCGGGATCGTTTATGGGAGAGCTCGCCCAGCTATCCGGCAGTCCATCCCTGGTGGACGCCTATGCCAAGGGCGCGGTCGTGGCGCTCGCTATTCCGTCGCATCAGCTGCGTGGTCTTCTGGTGGAAGAGGCAGAGCTCGGCGAGCGTATCATGCGCGCCTTGATTCTGCGCCGTGTCGGTCTTCTCGAGACAGGCGCGGGCGGTCCGGTGATCGTCGGCGACGCCGATAACGGCGATGTTCTGCGCCTCGAGGGATTCCTGGCCCGTAACGGGCATCCTCATCTGCGGTTCGACCCGAAAATCGACCCCTGTGCGAAAACGCTCATCGAGCGCTTCCACATCGATGCTCGCGAATTGCCGATCGTCGTCTGCCCCAATGGACAGGTGTTGCGCAATCCAACGGACGTCATTCTGGCCCGTTGCATCGGCCTGGTCAAAGCGATCGACCCAGGCAAGACGTATGACGTGGTGATCGTGGGTGCGGGCCCGGCGGGGCTGGCAGCTTCCGTATACGCGGCCTCCGAGGGCTTGTCGGTGCTGGTCCTGGATTGTCGCGCTTTCGGCGGCCAGGCCGGCGCCTCGGCGCGTATCGAGAACTATTTGGGCTTTCCGACCGGCATCACCGGCATCGCGCTGATGGCACGAGCCCATAACCAGGCACTGAAATTCGGAGCCGAAATGGCGATCCCGGACGAAGTCGCCGAGATGCGCAGCGAAGCCGGACCGAACCGGGCGCGACTGCGTCTCACTCTCACCAACAAGGAACGCGTGCGGGCCCGCGCCGCGATCATTGCCAGCGGAGCACGCTATCGCCGACTCGATGTCGCGAACTTGGCATCATTCGAGGGATCCTGCGTCCACTATTGGGCTTCACCGCTCGAGGGACGGCTCTGCGACGGGCAAGAGGTGGCGCTGGTCGGCGCGGGCAATTCCGCAGGCCAGGCGGCTGTCTATTTGTCCAGCCAGGTCGCCAAGGTCCGCCTCATCGTTCGCGGAGCGAGCCTGCAGGCAAGCATGTCCCGCTACTTGGTCGAACGCATTGCTGCGACCCCGAATATCGAGATCCTGACCGAGATGACGGTGACGGGGCTCGAAGGGCAAGGCGGAATTCTGGAGGCGATCCGCTGCCGTTCGCACCGGTCTGGTGAAGAGACGACATGCCCGGTCCGCCATCTTTTCTTGTTCATTGGCGCGGAGCCCAATACAGGTTGGCTCTCGCAGTCCGGCGTGATGCTCGATGACAAGGGCTTTGTGCGCACCGGCGCCGAGCTCGCGACCGCGGGCAAGCTGCTCGAAACCAGCTTGCCTGGCGTATTCGCGATCGGGGATGTGCGCTCCGGCTCGGTCAAGCGGGTGGCCGCGGCTGTCGGAGAGGGCGCGCAAGTCGTCGCCGCGCTTCACGCCTTTCTTGCGGGCGCCGACACCGGAAACGTCACAAGCACCCGCCAACGGAGCCACTGA
- a CDS encoding Transposase (or an inactivated derivative) gives MFKGRQFDRSVILLCVRWYLAYNLSLRDLEEMMAERGIAVDHTTIHRWTVRFSPLLEERFNRRKRSLTGKWHVDETYIKVRGVWMYLYRAIDSVGDTVEFWFSEQRDLPAAKRFFRKALDRHGRPDRVVIDGSQTNREALASCDATDRLQDRSGRRLKPIRIRRSQYLNNRLEQDHRRIKRRVRPMLGFKSTATAAIILAGIEMVHMMRKRQARYAFNPNPSLAEQFEIFAA, from the coding sequence ATGTTCAAGGGACGCCAGTTCGACCGATCCGTGATCCTACTGTGCGTGCGGTGGTACCTGGCCTACAATCTGAGCCTGCGTGATCTCGAGGAGATGATGGCCGAGCGCGGCATCGCGGTCGATCACACCACCATCCATCGCTGGACGGTCCGTTTCTCGCCCTTGCTGGAGGAGCGCTTCAATCGGCGCAAGCGCAGCCTCACCGGCAAATGGCATGTCGACGAAACCTACATCAAGGTCCGCGGTGTCTGGATGTATCTCTACCGCGCGATCGACAGTGTCGGTGACACCGTCGAGTTCTGGTTCAGCGAGCAACGGGATTTGCCGGCCGCCAAGCGCTTCTTCAGGAAGGCGCTTGACCGGCATGGCCGACCCGATCGCGTCGTCATTGACGGCAGCCAGACTAACCGGGAGGCGCTCGCCTCCTGCGACGCGACAGATCGCTTGCAGGATCGCTCCGGGCGCCGGCTGAAGCCGATCCGGATTCGCCGGAGCCAGTATCTCAACAATCGCCTTGAGCAGGATCATCGGCGCATCAAACGTCGCGTGCGGCCGATGCTGGGCTTCAAGTCGACCGCCACAGCAGCCATCATTCTCGCCGGCATCGAGATGGTCCACATGATGCGCAAGCGACAGGCGCGGTACGCCTTCAATCCGAACCCATCACTGGCTGAGCAATTCGAAATCTTCGCCGCCTGA
- a CDS encoding 4-hydroxy-tetrahydrodipicolinate synthase: protein MGKLQGVIAAVATPLKEDRSIDLERLIGHCRWLLADGGCDGINLLGTTGEATSFSVAARIDAMQAIAGSGLPLECFMVGTGAAALADAVRLTAEAKALGFAGALLLPPFYYKGIDADGLVAYVEAVVERVGRDGLPLYLYHFPQNSGVPYSIDVVARLREAHADVVLGLKDSSGDLEYSAALVRRLEGFAVFPSAEASLGRARELGFAGCISATANVTGPFAQRAWSGSAAVAREGLAGAVEIRAAIAQFPLVAAVKASLALLTEEPAWRTVMPPLSPLSEDELGALDRALRATALMAD, encoded by the coding sequence ATGGGAAAGCTTCAGGGCGTCATCGCTGCGGTCGCGACCCCACTCAAGGAAGATCGTTCGATCGATCTCGAACGCCTCATCGGCCATTGTCGCTGGCTTCTCGCGGATGGCGGCTGCGACGGCATCAATCTCCTGGGCACGACCGGCGAAGCGACCTCCTTTTCGGTCGCGGCGCGCATCGATGCCATGCAGGCGATCGCAGGCTCAGGCCTGCCGCTCGAGTGTTTCATGGTCGGGACGGGAGCCGCGGCCCTGGCGGACGCCGTGCGCCTGACCGCGGAGGCCAAGGCCCTTGGCTTTGCCGGCGCGCTGCTTCTGCCGCCCTTCTACTACAAAGGTATCGACGCGGACGGCCTTGTCGCCTATGTGGAGGCAGTAGTCGAGCGGGTCGGTCGGGATGGGCTGCCGCTTTACCTCTATCACTTCCCGCAGAACTCGGGTGTTCCCTACAGCATCGATGTCGTGGCGCGGCTGCGCGAGGCGCATGCCGATGTCGTGCTCGGCCTCAAGGACAGCTCCGGGGACCTTGAATACTCGGCGGCCCTGGTGCGGCGCCTCGAGGGCTTCGCCGTCTTTCCGAGCGCAGAGGCTTCGCTCGGCCGTGCCAGGGAGCTCGGCTTTGCCGGCTGCATATCGGCGACGGCGAACGTCACTGGCCCCTTCGCCCAGCGCGCCTGGAGTGGCTCGGCAGCGGTCGCGCGCGAAGGGCTCGCCGGCGCAGTCGAGATCCGCGCCGCGATCGCGCAGTTTCCGCTCGTCGCCGCCGTGAAGGCGTCGTTGGCCTTGCTGACGGAGGAGCCCGCCTGGCGCACGGTGATGCCGCCACTCTCTCCACTGTCGGAAGATGAGCTGGGCGCTCTCGACCGGGCGCTGCGGGCGACAGCCCTGATGGCGGATTGA
- a CDS encoding ubiquitin-hydrolase Zn-finger-containing protein, whose product MAAHCTHIDGIRDVTPSALGCDECLKIGSEWVHLRLCRSCGHVGCCDSSPNRHATKHFRKARHPIIEGYDPPEGWGWCYLDEAMLDLSDRATPHNGPIPRYY is encoded by the coding sequence ATGGCCGCCCACTGTACCCACATCGACGGCATTCGCGATGTGACGCCGAGCGCGCTCGGCTGTGACGAATGTCTGAAGATCGGCTCGGAATGGGTGCATCTGCGCCTGTGCCGCAGCTGCGGTCATGTCGGCTGTTGCGACAGCTCGCCCAACCGACATGCCACGAAGCACTTTCGCAAGGCACGCCATCCGATCATCGAAGGCTATGACCCGCCCGAAGGCTGGGGGTGGTGCTACCTCGATGAGGCGATGCTCGATCTGAGCGATCGCGCCACGCCCCACAACGGTCCCATCCCTCGCTATTATTGA
- a CDS encoding antitoxin PrlF produces the protein MSNPVFKGSITTTGRSEALRLDKALFKAHPEFRQRAKIRAHVIGPGSLLVTLEADENIGADLEDAIERDPVVSAYLSFLERDMSEHPERLRPFTEADLVRLEALTKDVVVSDDDVIPDDVTL, from the coding sequence ATGTCAAATCCAGTATTCAAGGGATCGATCACGACGACGGGGCGCTCCGAGGCGCTTCGTCTCGACAAGGCGTTGTTCAAGGCGCATCCAGAATTTCGGCAGCGGGCCAAGATTCGCGCACACGTGATCGGCCCTGGGAGCTTGCTCGTCACCTTGGAGGCCGACGAAAACATCGGCGCCGACTTGGAGGACGCGATCGAGCGCGATCCGGTCGTTTCGGCCTATCTCTCCTTTCTGGAACGGGACATGAGCGAGCATCCCGAGCGCCTCCGGCCGTTCACCGAGGCCGATCTCGTCCGGCTCGAAGCCCTGACCAAGGATGTCGTGGTCTCGGATGACGACGTGATTCCGGACGATGTGACCCTGTGA
- a CDS encoding D-xylose transport system ATP-binding protein — translation MIVALLGQNGAGKSTLIQILAGVHPAGSYSGEMRLSDTSYRPANVAEAERAGVALVPQEINVVPELSVAENICLNAEPTRWGFIDVAARLARARAALDDFDLDVDPALRISKLDLATQQLVIIARALSKKARLLILDEPTTALTESESHHLYDRLRALRGRGVAVILVSHRLAEVFAISDRIIVLRDGVIRGDYRTRDVSRPQVVAAMIGDVETNSLRPKGRAVDEVALEVRGLTVFDPGDDSRARVRDLDLKVHSGEIVGLFGLLGAGCIEAALAIYGAWPGNSCGETRIDGEIVTIASPADAVALGIGLMAQDRRDCLVQDQSIKDNILIASLAALAHWGVLDIAGSRRLAADQVGRLQIKASSIDAEVGTLSGGNQQKVQIARWLAARARILILIDPTRGVDVGARGEIKRIWSDLTGNGQAILLASTDIEELIDVCSRVIVMRQGRAVAELHGKGLNEVALLRSAADG, via the coding sequence GTGATCGTCGCCCTGCTCGGACAGAACGGGGCCGGCAAGTCGACCCTGATCCAGATTCTCGCCGGAGTTCACCCGGCAGGCAGCTATTCCGGCGAGATGAGGCTTTCCGATACGAGCTACCGTCCGGCCAATGTCGCCGAAGCCGAAAGGGCAGGGGTGGCCCTCGTTCCCCAAGAGATCAATGTCGTCCCCGAGCTCAGCGTCGCGGAGAACATTTGTCTCAACGCCGAGCCGACGCGATGGGGTTTCATCGATGTCGCAGCGCGGCTGGCACGAGCCCGAGCCGCGCTCGACGATTTCGATCTCGACGTCGATCCGGCCTTGCGGATATCCAAGCTCGATTTGGCGACGCAGCAGCTCGTGATTATCGCCCGTGCGCTGTCGAAGAAGGCCCGTCTTCTGATCCTCGACGAGCCTACGACCGCATTGACCGAGAGCGAGTCGCACCATCTCTACGACCGCTTGCGCGCCTTGAGGGGGCGCGGTGTCGCCGTCATCCTCGTGTCGCACCGTCTCGCTGAGGTGTTCGCGATTTCCGACCGGATCATCGTGCTGCGGGACGGTGTCATCCGCGGCGATTACCGCACACGGGACGTGTCGAGGCCCCAAGTGGTGGCCGCGATGATCGGCGATGTCGAAACGAACAGCTTGCGCCCCAAGGGCCGCGCCGTCGATGAGGTGGCGCTCGAGGTGCGCGGCCTGACAGTCTTCGATCCCGGCGACGACAGCCGGGCAAGAGTTCGCGATCTGGATCTTAAGGTCCACAGCGGCGAAATCGTGGGACTGTTCGGGCTGCTCGGCGCCGGGTGCATCGAAGCTGCGCTCGCGATCTACGGAGCCTGGCCCGGCAACAGCTGCGGCGAGACTCGCATAGACGGCGAAATAGTGACCATTGCCAGCCCCGCGGATGCGGTGGCGTTGGGGATAGGCCTTATGGCGCAAGACCGCCGAGACTGCCTCGTTCAGGATCAGTCGATCAAGGACAATATCCTGATCGCCAGCCTAGCGGCTCTGGCACACTGGGGCGTGCTCGACATCGCTGGGTCCCGCCGGCTTGCTGCGGACCAGGTCGGCCGCTTGCAAATCAAGGCTTCCTCGATCGATGCCGAGGTGGGCACGCTTTCCGGCGGGAACCAGCAGAAGGTCCAGATCGCGCGTTGGTTGGCGGCGCGAGCCCGCATCCTTATCCTCATCGATCCGACCAGGGGGGTCGATGTGGGCGCGCGAGGCGAGATCAAGCGCATCTGGTCCGATCTCACCGGCAACGGCCAGGCCATCCTTCTCGCTTCCACCGACATCGAAGAGCTCATTGATGTCTGTTCCCGGGTCATTGTCATGCGGCAAGGTCGCGCCGTCGCCGAGCTCCATGGCAAAGGGCTGAATGAAGTGGCGCTTCTGCGGAGCGCCGCGGATGGCTGA
- a CDS encoding xylose ABC transporter membrane protein has product MAERGFDKPREWSANAFFSRAASFPLRIARVSALRDSMLLFVLAAVWMFFYFATGGTFLTQRNLVLLALQTSIVSLAAISAVMLIVTRNFDLSVGSAVALVGVILAVLTIKQDVNPILAVIVAICGGLLMGAWQGFWVTRIGVSSFIVTLAGMLYFRGISMIATNGATVAPLPRSLTGLATGFLPPLPSAVAILLALAAYAALRLTELRRARTLGVSNSFEADAARVLIPPALAAVAALWIASWQGIPYLVLLVAVSTFTAEFVMRRTRYGAQLYAIGGNPEAARLSGINLKRAIFWNFVIAGFAYGITGVALTARVSGAVGGSAGLFLELDAIAAAIIGGTSLSGGRGRVLGALLGALLMGSLNNGMSLMNVPTFYQDTARGVVLLLAVAIDQLSRRDRARNP; this is encoded by the coding sequence ATGGCTGAACGAGGCTTCGACAAACCACGGGAATGGTCTGCCAACGCGTTCTTTTCTCGCGCTGCAAGCTTCCCGCTGCGCATTGCGCGGGTCTCCGCGCTGCGAGACTCGATGCTGCTTTTCGTTCTCGCCGCCGTCTGGATGTTCTTCTATTTTGCCACCGGCGGAACGTTCCTCACGCAGCGCAATCTCGTTCTGCTGGCGCTGCAAACTTCGATCGTCAGCCTCGCCGCCATCAGCGCGGTGATGTTGATCGTCACTCGCAATTTCGATCTCTCGGTGGGTTCGGCAGTCGCCTTAGTCGGCGTCATTCTCGCGGTCCTCACGATCAAACAGGACGTGAACCCCATTTTGGCGGTGATCGTCGCGATCTGCGGTGGGCTCCTGATGGGTGCCTGGCAAGGCTTTTGGGTGACGCGCATCGGCGTCTCATCCTTCATCGTGACGCTCGCCGGAATGCTCTATTTCCGCGGCATCTCGATGATCGCGACCAATGGAGCGACGGTTGCGCCTTTGCCGAGGTCGCTGACCGGCCTTGCGACCGGCTTTCTCCCTCCGCTCCCGTCGGCGGTCGCGATTCTGCTGGCTTTGGCAGCCTACGCCGCATTGAGGCTAACGGAACTGAGGCGTGCACGGACGCTCGGCGTCTCCAACAGCTTCGAGGCGGACGCGGCACGCGTCCTCATCCCGCCGGCGCTCGCGGCCGTTGCCGCTCTATGGATAGCGTCGTGGCAGGGCATCCCCTACCTCGTCCTCCTGGTGGCCGTTTCGACTTTCACGGCAGAGTTCGTCATGCGCCGCACGCGCTACGGCGCCCAGCTTTACGCCATCGGCGGAAATCCGGAGGCCGCCCGCCTGTCCGGCATCAATCTCAAGCGCGCGATCTTCTGGAATTTTGTTATCGCCGGGTTCGCTTACGGGATCACCGGGGTCGCGTTGACGGCTCGGGTAAGCGGCGCCGTCGGCGGCAGCGCAGGGCTTTTTCTCGAGCTCGACGCGATCGCGGCCGCCATTATCGGCGGCACCTCCCTTTCGGGAGGTCGCGGCCGCGTGCTGGGCGCCCTTCTCGGCGCGCTTCTGATGGGCAGTCTCAACAACGGCATGAGCCTGATGAACGTGCCGACTTTCTATCAGGACACGGCGCGCGGCGTCGTGCTGCTCCTCGCCGTCGCAATCGATCAGCTCAGCCGCCGCGACCGAGCGCGCAACCCGTAG
- a CDS encoding Transposase (or an inactivated derivative) (manually curated), with amino-acid sequence MPTISFARHQFPPAIIRHAVWLYIRFTLSYRDVEELLAERGLDISYETIRRWVLKFGPLFARELRRRRSRPTSQWHFDEMAVMVSGKQFWLWRAVDSEGEVLDLLVQRRRNKAAAIRLMRKLLRKQGFVPEVLVTDKLRSYGAAKSELGLSARHEQGLRRNNRTENSHQPSRRREFKMQRFKSPGSAQRFLSIHAAVHNTFNTQRHLTSRNTLRILRSEAFDTWRTATAA; translated from the coding sequence ATGCCAACCATCTCGTTCGCTCGTCACCAATTTCCTCCGGCTATCATCCGGCACGCAGTGTGGTTGTATATCCGGTTCACGCTGAGCTATCGCGACGTTGAGGAACTCCTCGCAGAGCGCGGTCTCGACATTTCCTACGAGACGATAAGGCGCTGGGTGCTGAAGTTCGGACCGCTTTTTGCCCGAGAGCTTCGTCGCCGTCGCTCCCGCCCGACCTCGCAATGGCATTTCGACGAGATGGCCGTGATGGTCAGCGGCAAGCAGTTCTGGCTCTGGCGAGCGGTGGACAGCGAGGGCGAGGTTCTCGACCTGCTCGTGCAACGACGACGCAACAAGGCCGCAGCCATTAGGCTCATGCGCAAACTGCTGAGAAAGCAAGGCTTCGTGCCCGAGGTGCTCGTGACCGACAAGCTGAGATCATATGGTGCTGCCAAGTCGGAGCTCGGGCTCTCCGCTCGCCATGAGCAAGGGCTACGCAGAAACAACCGCACCGAGAATTCGCACCAGCCGTCGCGGCGACGCGAGTTCAAGATGCAAAGGTTCAAGTCGCCCGGCTCAGCGCAGCGCTTCCTGTCTATTCATGCCGCCGTCCACAACACCTTCAACACCCAGCGTCACCTGACATCCCGTAACACGCTCCGCATCCTCAGGAGCGAGGCATTTGACACCTGGAGAACGGCTACAGCGGCATGA
- a CDS encoding xylose-binding protein — MRNYRARLRTAAPWVFAAAIGLVASAAAAGEACTPGKTHKIAFMLKQQTAFRYLNADIPFFKKTAEATGYQVIVQSAENDAQNQIAQAENVITQGVDAIVIQPVDFHVAAGIAEMATKAGIPLASYDDLILGAKQAGYIGRDPKDGGAAAARAVVAVVPKGNYVLVGGDAGQTGSTLMQEGYHVVLDPLVAKGDVKIVMDQFTPKWKTEPAQANAENALTANKNKVDAFLVSYDGMSLGVLQAIEAAGIKAGSILVTGQDMELAAAQAIVEGRQFGSLWPAPDEMAIAGAKAAVAMAGCKDVGATTTADNGAGQIPWVKTPIYLVGQKDMASFVCKHPFWLNINEVYKNVPDKKPTCG, encoded by the coding sequence ATGAGGAATTATCGGGCTCGCCTTAGGACAGCCGCCCCTTGGGTCTTCGCTGCAGCGATTGGGCTTGTTGCGTCAGCGGCGGCTGCAGGGGAAGCTTGCACCCCGGGCAAGACACACAAGATCGCGTTCATGCTCAAGCAGCAGACCGCGTTCCGCTACCTGAATGCAGATATCCCGTTCTTCAAAAAGACAGCGGAAGCGACCGGCTACCAGGTCATCGTCCAATCGGCCGAAAACGATGCCCAGAACCAGATCGCCCAAGCCGAAAACGTCATCACCCAAGGTGTAGACGCGATCGTCATCCAACCCGTCGATTTCCATGTTGCGGCCGGCATCGCCGAAATGGCGACGAAGGCTGGAATTCCACTCGCCTCTTACGATGACCTGATCCTAGGGGCGAAGCAGGCCGGATATATCGGTCGTGATCCCAAGGATGGAGGTGCCGCAGCTGCCAGGGCGGTCGTGGCGGTGGTTCCGAAAGGAAATTACGTCCTCGTTGGCGGCGATGCCGGGCAGACCGGTTCGACCCTCATGCAAGAGGGCTATCACGTCGTTCTCGACCCCCTGGTCGCCAAAGGCGACGTCAAGATCGTGATGGATCAATTCACTCCCAAGTGGAAGACGGAGCCGGCACAGGCGAATGCCGAGAACGCATTGACGGCGAACAAGAACAAGGTCGATGCGTTCCTCGTCTCCTATGACGGCATGTCACTTGGCGTGCTGCAGGCAATCGAGGCAGCCGGCATCAAGGCCGGCTCCATTCTGGTAACCGGCCAGGACATGGAGCTTGCCGCGGCACAGGCGATCGTCGAAGGCCGCCAATTCGGCAGCCTCTGGCCTGCCCCCGACGAAATGGCGATCGCGGGCGCGAAGGCAGCAGTCGCAATGGCTGGGTGCAAGGATGTCGGCGCGACGACGACGGCCGATAACGGAGCGGGTCAGATTCCCTGGGTGAAGACCCCGATCTATCTTGTCGGCCAAAAGGATATGGCGAGCTTCGTCTGCAAGCATCCCTTCTGGTTGAACATCAACGAGGTCTACAAGAACGTTCCCGACAAGAAACCGACCTGCGGCTAG
- a CDS encoding holin-like protein — protein sequence MPSHAVLARFRRGLHCSRLAQIALLFGFWLAGEAVVRVAGLPIPGGIVGMLIVLALLSSRRVSQFSIRRGADWFLADMLLFFVPAVLAVLGHSEFLGLLGLKVLAVILIGTLTVMIVTAFTVDICYRWRSGHGSAHPVLE from the coding sequence ATGCCCTCACACGCTGTCCTTGCCCGCTTTCGCCGTGGCCTCCATTGCAGCCGCCTCGCTCAGATCGCTCTCTTGTTCGGATTCTGGTTGGCGGGCGAGGCCGTCGTCCGCGTTGCCGGCCTGCCCATTCCCGGCGGCATCGTCGGGATGCTGATCGTCCTCGCGCTGCTATCAAGCCGGCGGGTGAGCCAATTCAGCATACGTCGCGGCGCTGACTGGTTCCTGGCAGACATGCTCCTCTTCTTCGTGCCAGCCGTTCTGGCAGTGCTCGGTCACAGTGAATTCCTCGGTCTGCTCGGTCTGAAGGTCCTCGCCGTCATTCTCATCGGTACACTCACGGTCATGATCGTTACGGCGTTCACCGTAGACATCTGCTACCGCTGGAGATCCGGCCATGGCTCGGCTCATCCCGTTCTGGAATGA